In a genomic window of Gigantopelta aegis isolate Gae_Host chromosome 9, Gae_host_genome, whole genome shotgun sequence:
- the LOC121382239 gene encoding asparagine synthetase [glutamine-hydrolyzing]-like — MCGIWAVFGSDDDVSVQCSAVHTITHRGPDTFRIENINHFRNCCLGFHRLAIVDDIRGMQPMRLYTHPHIWLIYNGEIYNHKLLTEEFDLNTSTECDGEPIIHLYAKFGAEFTASHLDGVFSFCLLDTTNRKVILGRDSAGIRPMYRLITDKGFLAVCSEAKGLFGLSHGFTDKDADIQLFSPGHVEVYDLDHLGHAQFKERARYHKMGTEPVYKTICPPLTDNIKKNIVTCLEAAVEKRMMAERRIGCLLSGGLDSSLVTAIVVKKAKEMKLTYPIQTFAIGMEGSPDLTAAKKVAKYLGTEHHEVVFTPEEGIVAIEKVIYHLESYDITTIRASVGMYLLSEYISRKTDTVVIMSGEGSDEITQGYIYFHNAPSPSAADAESRRLLEDLYMYDVLRGDRTTAAWGLEIRVPFLDHHFTSYYLSIDEELRVPKKGIEKYLLRSAFDLGDFLPQDILWRPKEAFSDGVSPTTRSWHDIIQEHVEEKINSDDLKEASSLFPHNTPRSKEAYYYRTIFEKHFPGKSFWIPYYWMPKWSKSDDPSARTLKHYK, encoded by the exons ATGTGTGGTATATGGGCTGTGTTTGGCAGTGATGACGACGTGTCAGTACAGTGTAGTGCCGTGCACACCATCACACACCGTGGACCCGACACGTTCCGGATCGAGAACATCAACCACTTCCGCAACTGCTGCCTCGGCTTCCACCGCTTGGCCATCGTTGACGACATCCGCGGTATGCAGCCCATGAGGCTGTACACACACCCTCACATTTGGCTCATCTACAACGGAGAAATCTATAACCACAAACTG CTCACTGAGGAGTTTGATCTGAACACCAGCACAGAGTGCGACGGTGAACCAATAATCCACCTGTACGCCAAGTTTGGCGCGGAATTCACTGCCAGTCATCTTGACGGGGTCTTCAGCTTCTGTCTTCTCGACACGACGAACAGAAAGGTCATCCTGGGTCGTGACTCGGCCGGCATTCGACCAATGTACAGACTCATTACAGATAAGGGATTCCTCGCCGTGTGTTCTGAAGCAAaag GTTTATTTGGTCTTAGTCATGGCTTCACGGACAAAGATGCAGATATCCAGCTATTTTCCCCAGGACATGTGGAGGTATATGACCTTGACCATTTGGGTCATGCCCAGTTTAAAGAAAGAGCGAGATATCACAAGATGGGGACAGAGCCAGTTTACAAAACTATATGTCCTCCATTAA CGGACAACATTAAGAAGAACATTGTGACGTGTCTAGAAGCAGCTGTAGAGAAGCGGATGATGGCCGAAAGACGGATTGGATGTTTACTCTCAG GTGGTCTCGACTCCAGTCTAGTCACTGCGATTGTTGTGAAGAAGGCGAAAGAGATGAAGTTAACGTATCCCATCCAGACGTTTGCTATTGGCATGGAGGGAAGTCCTGATTTAACTGCAGCTAAGAAA GTTGCCAAGTATTTAGGAACTGAGCATCACGAAGTAGTGTTCACACCAGAAGAGGGAATCGTAGCCATCGAGAAGGTTATCTATCACCTGGAGAGCTATGATATTACAACCATTAGAGCATCTGTCG GCATGTATTTGCTGAGTGAGTACATCAGCCGGAAAACGGACACCGTGGTGATCATGTCGGGGGAGGGGTCGGACGAGATCACACAAGGCTACATCTACTTCCACAACGCGCCGTCGCCATCTGCGGCCGATGCCGAGAGTCGCAGACTTCTGGAggatttgtacatgtatgatgtattgagggGAGACAGGACTACAGCAGCGTGGGG CCTAGAGATACGAGTACCGTTCCTGGATCATCACTTCACCAGTTACTACCTCTCCATCGATGAAGAGCTACGAGTGCCCAAAAAGGGAATAGAGAAGTATCTGCTTCGTTCAGCGTTTGATCTCGGTGATTTTCTACCCCAGGACATACTGTGGAGACCCAAAGAGGCGTTCAGTGACGGAGTGTCTCCCACCACGAGATCCTGGCACGATATCATTCAAGAACACGTCGAGGAAAAG ATTAACAGTGATGATCTCAAAGAAGCCTCTAGTCTGTTTCCACACAACACACCACGGTCAAAAGAAGCCTATTATTACAGGACGATTTTCGAGAAACACTTTCCTGGAAAATCATTTTGGATTCCCTACTACTGGATGCCAAAGTGGTCGAAATCAGACGATCCGTCTGCTAGGACACTGAAGCACTATAAATAA